Proteins encoded within one genomic window of Elstera cyanobacteriorum:
- the pstC gene encoding phosphate ABC transporter permease subunit PstC has protein sequence MSPSLVFLAIAALAVFGFFLGRRRVLALEGTRVRASMHSLPSYYGYYMALWCLAPAALVMALWSVLEPTVVQHLVLGNMPASYQAMSSNQLTLVMADIRNFAYGNAGTRTPDPAIADAVRHYHALHETSAIIISLIGAVLGIAGFAFGFWRINPQMRARNRVERFAMAIMIIASTIAVLTTVGIVLSLVFESLRFFTKYPAFEFLFGLQWSPQTAIRADQVGSSGAFGFLPLFTGSLLITVIAMLVAVPVGLLSAIYMADYASPRLRSVAKPVLEVLAGIPTVVYGFFAALTVAPFVRDIGSAVGLNVASESALAAGVVMGIMIVPFVSSLADDVIHAVPQSLRHGAYGLGSTKSETIRQVVLPAALPGIVAAVMLAISRAIGETMIVAMAAGLAANLTFNPLAAVTTVTVQIATLLVGDQEFDSPKTLSAFALGLVLFVITLCLNVIALAVVRKYREKYD, from the coding sequence ATGTCCCCGTCTTTGGTTTTTTTAGCGATTGCCGCGCTTGCGGTTTTCGGTTTCTTCCTTGGTCGTCGCCGAGTGCTTGCGCTGGAAGGCACGCGCGTACGGGCGAGCATGCATTCTTTGCCCAGCTATTATGGCTATTACATGGCGCTCTGGTGCCTGGCGCCAGCGGCGCTGGTCATGGCGCTGTGGAGCGTGCTGGAGCCGACCGTCGTTCAGCATCTGGTCCTGGGCAATATGCCCGCGTCCTATCAGGCGATGAGTTCGAACCAGTTGACGCTGGTGATGGCCGATATCCGTAACTTTGCCTATGGCAATGCCGGAACCCGCACCCCCGATCCCGCGATTGCCGACGCCGTACGCCATTATCATGCGCTGCACGAAACCAGCGCGATCATCATCAGCCTGATCGGCGCGGTTCTGGGGATCGCCGGGTTTGCCTTCGGCTTCTGGCGCATCAACCCGCAAATGCGCGCGCGCAACCGGGTCGAACGCTTTGCGATGGCGATCATGATCATCGCCTCGACCATCGCCGTGCTGACCACCGTCGGCATTGTGCTGTCGCTGGTGTTCGAATCGCTGCGCTTCTTCACCAAATACCCGGCCTTCGAATTCCTGTTCGGTCTGCAATGGAGCCCGCAGACGGCGATCCGCGCCGATCAGGTCGGCTCCTCCGGCGCCTTCGGCTTTCTGCCGCTGTTCACCGGGTCGCTGCTGATCACCGTGATCGCCATGCTGGTCGCTGTGCCGGTCGGCCTGCTGTCGGCGATCTATATGGCCGATTACGCCAGCCCGCGCCTTCGCTCGGTCGCTAAGCCGGTGCTAGAAGTCTTGGCCGGGATCCCCACCGTGGTTTACGGCTTCTTCGCCGCGCTGACCGTCGCCCCCTTCGTGCGCGATATCGGGTCGGCCGTCGGGCTGAATGTTGCGTCCGAAAGCGCGCTGGCTGCGGGCGTCGTGATGGGCATCATGATCGTGCCCTTCGTCTCCTCGCTGGCCGACGATGTGATCCACGCGGTGCCGCAAAGCCTGCGCCACGGCGCTTATGGCCTTGGGTCCACCAAGTCGGAAACCATCCGTCAGGTCGTGCTGCCCGCCGCCCTGCCCGGCATCGTCGCCGCCGTCATGCTGGCGATCAGCCGCGCCATCGGCGAAACCATGATCGTGGCGATGGCCGCCGGTTTGGCCGCCAACCTAACCTTCAACCCGCTGGCCGCCGTGACCACGGTGACGGTGCAGATCGCGACCCTGCTGGTCGGCGATCAGGAGTTCGACAGCCCCAAAACCCTGTCGGCCTTCGCCCTTGGGCTGGTGCTTTTCGTCATCACCCTGTGCCTGAACGTCATCGCTCTGGCCGTTGTCCGCAAATATCGGGAAAAATATGACTGA
- a CDS encoding substrate-binding domain-containing protein, translated as MMKKTLAVAAVAAAMIPAAAFGQARDQIRIVGSSTVFPFSTAVAETFGRQGKFKTPVVESTGTGGGMRLFCAGVGTGHPDMTNASRPMTKSEFETCAKNGVTDITEVKIGFDGIVVADKLGSAKMNLSRKDIYLALAEKVPMNGGLAENPYKTWAQLNPNLPNTKIEVIGPPPTSGTRDAFVELVMDFGCKDFPEIKAITDAKVKAQACSKLREDGAYIEAGENDNLIIQKLNTSPDALGIFGYSFLDQNKDKVQGSQIEGFDSTFDNISAGKYPISRSIFFYVKNAHVGVIPGIKEFVTEFVSEKAYGKEGYLVDKGLIPLPDAERAKVREASVGLTKLAM; from the coding sequence ATGATGAAGAAGACCCTTGCGGTGGCCGCTGTTGCCGCTGCGATGATTCCGGCGGCCGCGTTCGGCCAGGCGCGGGATCAGATCCGCATCGTCGGTTCCTCGACGGTGTTCCCGTTCTCGACCGCCGTGGCCGAAACCTTCGGCCGTCAGGGCAAGTTCAAGACCCCGGTCGTCGAATCGACCGGTACGGGCGGCGGTATGCGCCTGTTCTGCGCAGGCGTCGGCACCGGTCACCCGGACATGACCAATGCCTCGCGTCCGATGACCAAGTCGGAATTCGAAACCTGCGCCAAAAACGGCGTGACCGATATTACCGAAGTGAAGATCGGGTTCGACGGTATCGTCGTTGCCGATAAGCTCGGTTCGGCCAAGATGAACCTGTCGCGCAAGGACATCTATCTGGCGCTGGCCGAAAAGGTTCCGATGAACGGCGGCCTCGCTGAAAATCCGTACAAGACTTGGGCGCAGCTCAATCCGAACCTGCCGAACACCAAGATCGAAGTGATCGGCCCGCCCCCGACCTCGGGCACCCGCGATGCGTTCGTCGAACTCGTCATGGATTTCGGCTGCAAAGATTTCCCGGAAATCAAAGCAATCACCGATGCGAAGGTGAAGGCCCAGGCCTGCTCGAAGCTCCGTGAAGACGGCGCTTATATCGAAGCCGGTGAAAACGACAATCTGATCATCCAGAAGCTGAACACCTCGCCGGACGCCCTGGGCATCTTCGGCTACAGCTTCCTCGATCAGAATAAGGACAAGGTGCAGGGCAGCCAGATCGAAGGCTTCGACTCGACCTTCGACAATATCTCGGCTGGCAAGTACCCGATCTCGCGTTCGATCTTCTTCTACGTGAAGAATGCGCACGTCGGCGTTATTCCGGGCATCAAAGAATTCGTCACCGAATTCGTCTCGGAAAAGGCTTACGGCAAGGAAGGCTATCTGGTCGATAAGGGTCTGATCCCGCTGCCGGATGCCGAACGCGCCAAGGTGCGCGAAGCTTCGGTCGGTCTGACCAAGCTCGCGATGTAA
- the phoU gene encoding phosphate signaling complex protein PhoU, which yields MSNEHIVSSFDEELRALHKSIMQMGGLVEAQIAQSLQAMNKRDSQLASAVVANDGQVDALHHEIDEQVVRMLALRQPMASDLRTVVASLRIATDLERIGDYAANIAKRTLALNVSPTVKPAAGVLRMGKIVQSIVNDVLDAYADRNADRAAAIRERDTEVDELYTSLFRELLTYMMEDPRNITACTHVLFMSKNLERMGDHATNIAETIYYIVRGKVPAEERAKGDLSSVTAMTEKGETFVAADSKGN from the coding sequence ATGTCGAATGAACATATCGTTTCGTCCTTCGACGAAGAGCTGCGCGCGCTGCATAAGTCGATCATGCAGATGGGTGGGCTGGTGGAAGCCCAGATCGCCCAGTCTTTGCAGGCGATGAATAAGCGCGACAGCCAATTAGCCTCCGCCGTCGTCGCCAACGACGGTCAGGTCGATGCACTGCATCACGAGATTGACGAACAGGTCGTGCGCATGCTGGCCCTGCGCCAGCCGATGGCATCCGACCTGCGCACCGTTGTTGCGTCGCTGCGCATTGCGACCGATCTCGAGCGGATCGGCGATTACGCCGCCAATATCGCCAAACGCACCCTGGCGCTGAACGTCTCGCCGACCGTCAAACCGGCGGCGGGCGTGCTACGCATGGGCAAGATCGTCCAGAGCATCGTCAATGACGTGCTGGATGCCTATGCCGACCGTAACGCCGACCGCGCCGCCGCGATCCGTGAACGCGATACGGAAGTGGATGAACTCTACACGTCGCTGTTCCGCGAGCTTCTGACCTATATGATGGAAGACCCGCGCAACATCACCGCCTGCACCCATGTACTCTTCATGTCGAAGAACCTGGAGCGGATGGGCGACCATGCCACCAATATCGCCGAAACGATCTATTACATCGTGCGCGGTAAGGTTCCAGCGGAAGAGCGCGCCAAGGGCGACCTGTCGAGCGTAACCGCGATGACCGAGAAGGGTGAAACCTTCGTGGCTGCCGACAGCAAAGGGAACTAA
- the pstB gene encoding phosphate ABC transporter ATP-binding protein PstB, whose product MLATETKTAAAVNGAAKHVKMKASDVEVYYSEKRALNKISLDVREHEVTALIGPSGCGKSTFLRTLNRMNDVIEGCRVGGTILLDKQDIYDPSIDVVQLRARVGMVFQKPNPFPKSIYDNVAYGPRIHGLVRNREETDAVVQRSLERAGLWKEVKDRLHEGGTGLSGGQQQRLCIARAIAVDPEVILMDEPCSALDPIATAKIEELIDELRSNYTIVIVTHSMQQAARVSQRTAFFHLGDLVEVGDTAQIFTNPNDERTQGYITGRFG is encoded by the coding sequence ATGTTGGCGACCGAAACGAAAACCGCTGCTGCCGTGAATGGCGCTGCCAAGCACGTAAAGATGAAAGCCTCGGACGTCGAGGTTTACTACAGCGAAAAGCGGGCGCTGAATAAGATCAGCCTAGATGTGCGCGAACATGAGGTAACGGCGCTGATCGGCCCGTCGGGCTGCGGGAAATCGACCTTCCTGCGCACGCTGAACCGCATGAACGATGTGATCGAAGGCTGCCGCGTCGGCGGGACCATCCTGCTCGACAAGCAGGATATCTACGATCCAAGTATCGATGTCGTGCAACTGCGCGCCCGGGTGGGGATGGTGTTCCAAAAGCCGAACCCCTTCCCGAAGTCGATCTACGATAATGTCGCCTATGGCCCGCGTATCCACGGCCTCGTCCGTAACCGCGAAGAAACCGATGCGGTCGTCCAGCGGTCACTGGAACGTGCCGGTCTGTGGAAAGAAGTGAAGGACCGTCTGCACGAAGGCGGCACCGGGCTTTCGGGCGGTCAGCAGCAGCGCCTGTGCATCGCCCGCGCCATTGCGGTCGATCCCGAGGTTATTCTGATGGATGAGCCCTGCTCGGCGCTCGATCCCATTGCCACTGCGAAGATCGAAGAGTTGATCGACGAACTGCGCAGCAATTACACCATCGTCATCGTCACCCACTCGATGCAGCAGGCCGCGCGCGTGTCGCAGCGCACCGCCTTCTTCCATCTCGGGGATCTGGTCGAAGTCGGCGATACCGCGCAGATTTTCACCAATCCGAACGACGAGCGCACCCAGGGCTACATCACGGGCCGCTTCGGCTAA
- a CDS encoding ATP-binding protein, translated as MTGRPPDPAAPPPTDPLAGMGVRGEDIDLTPVPLPDPPLPFSRIALAVLMLGLPPVGLIGAALVLGWIPSPWIAALAAAALLFYYVLMARRHARAIYDLRNFADELIGGDRPLPASARLGSPALRDLGYAIARLYRAKRDRNDEMMRLVQARDGVLDAVPDPVFALDRGGRVLGANRGAVESFGSVIGRDATLLFRQPALQTALRSVLSGGESRATATLSLAPPVEREFTVAVQRLQSVAPDGTCAVLTLHDVTALRRAEQTRVDFVANASHEIRTPLTTLLGFIETLQGPAKDDPEAQAMFLDIMQGEAQRMARLVEDLLSLSRIEQHEHEHPTTALALGPLLERVIAGLQPQADQRRARILLTVDGDDRVIGTADELVQLAQNLIVNALKYGREGGTVTVTVRHKPTPPAAMPPPLYGAVALAVQDDGEGIPREHLPRLTERFYRIDPARSKSQGGTGLGLAIVKHIVNRHRGALRIESDPGKGTCFTAFLPAAERG; from the coding sequence ATGACCGGACGTCCGCCGGACCCTGCGGCCCCCCCGCCAACCGATCCGCTCGCCGGGATGGGCGTGCGCGGGGAGGATATCGACCTAACCCCGGTCCCCTTGCCCGATCCGCCGCTGCCTTTCAGCCGCATCGCGCTGGCCGTGCTGATGCTGGGCCTTCCGCCGGTCGGGCTGATCGGGGCCGCGCTGGTGCTGGGGTGGATCCCAAGCCCGTGGATCGCGGCCCTCGCGGCGGCGGCCCTGCTGTTCTATTATGTATTGATGGCACGGCGGCACGCGCGGGCGATTTATGATCTGCGCAATTTTGCCGACGAATTGATCGGCGGTGACCGCCCCCTCCCCGCCTCCGCCCGATTAGGCAGCCCGGCGCTGCGCGACCTTGGCTATGCGATTGCCCGGCTTTACCGCGCCAAACGCGACCGCAATGACGAAATGATGCGACTGGTTCAAGCGCGCGATGGGGTGCTGGACGCCGTCCCCGATCCTGTCTTCGCGCTGGATCGCGGCGGACGGGTTTTAGGCGCCAATCGCGGGGCGGTTGAAAGTTTTGGGTCGGTCATCGGGCGCGACGCAACGCTGCTGTTCCGCCAACCCGCGTTACAAACCGCCTTGCGCAGTGTGCTGAGCGGCGGCGAAAGCCGGGCGACGGCCACCCTCAGCCTCGCCCCGCCGGTGGAACGGGAATTCACCGTCGCGGTGCAGCGCCTGCAATCGGTGGCGCCGGACGGTACCTGCGCCGTCCTGACCCTGCACGATGTGACCGCCCTGCGCCGCGCCGAACAGACCCGCGTCGATTTTGTGGCCAATGCCAGCCATGAAATCCGCACGCCGCTGACCACGCTGCTCGGCTTCATCGAAACCCTGCAAGGCCCGGCGAAGGACGATCCCGAAGCGCAGGCGATGTTCCTCGATATTATGCAGGGCGAGGCGCAGCGCATGGCCCGGCTGGTCGAAGATCTTCTATCGTTAAGCCGCATTGAACAGCACGAGCATGAGCATCCGACCACCGCCCTAGCCCTCGGCCCGCTGCTCGAGCGGGTGATCGCCGGGCTACAACCCCAGGCCGATCAGCGCCGCGCGCGGATTCTGCTGACCGTGGACGGGGATGATCGGGTTATCGGCACCGCCGATGAATTGGTCCAGCTTGCCCAAAACCTAATCGTTAATGCGCTGAAGTATGGCCGCGAGGGCGGGACGGTCACGGTCACCGTGCGCCATAAACCGACGCCCCCCGCCGCCATGCCGCCGCCCCTCTATGGCGCCGTCGCCCTGGCGGTGCAGGATGACGGCGAGGGTATCCCGCGCGAACATCTCCCGCGTCTCACCGAACGTTTTTATCGGATCGACCCGGCCCGCTCGAAGTCGCAAGGCGGGACTGGCCTCGGGCTTGCCATCGTCAAACATATCGTCAACCGTCATCGGGGGGCGCTACGCATCGAAAGCGACCCCGGCAAGGGCACCTGCTTTACCGCTTTTTTGCCCGCCGCCGAGCGCGGGTAA
- a CDS encoding methyl-accepting chemotaxis protein, translating to MTTSRFSFAGLGVQQRLILTFVALAAILAGAITLNAYRVIRAALVHDVQADVNRGLEVMKLLVAERGGRFELVGGHLTLSGLPLAGDATLVDAVSKLSGGVATIFQKDERISTTVQKPDGGRAIGTKLAQGPAYDSIFRDKRTYSGPVDIFGKPYLAVYDPILDGAGEVIGILFVGEPTAVVAAESATILQENLIGAALALILGSAIVALVVRSQLRRVSHLTDLFATLQSDPRILTPAETNRRDEIGALARALADYSRQLDMARQHAAAEARKIKQEIARKMALEMAIADFGNSIDGVVATVVSAAAQLQQNAETVNGNAMMTSEQSNEVAVAAEQATANVQTVASASEELNASIREINRQVAEAAAIAGTAVTEAEQTGSIVRTLSDAGQRIGEVVGLISEIAAQTNLLALNATIEAARAGEAGKGFAVVASEVKNLAGQTARATEDIQAQVGAIQQATQQAVTAITTITRTIERINDINLGVKVAMEEQGAATSEIARNVTEAASSTQNVTEITIAVTRAAVETGSMAGEVLSAVGSLTAQAETLKTEVADFLEKVQEDEAA from the coding sequence ATGACGACCAGTCGTTTTTCCTTTGCAGGGCTTGGCGTTCAGCAACGCCTGATCCTGACCTTCGTCGCTTTGGCCGCGATCCTGGCGGGGGCGATTACCCTTAACGCCTATCGCGTGATCCGTGCGGCCCTGGTCCATGACGTACAGGCCGACGTCAATCGGGGCCTTGAGGTGATGAAACTGTTGGTTGCCGAGCGCGGCGGCCGGTTCGAGCTGGTCGGCGGGCACCTTACCCTGTCCGGGCTGCCGCTTGCGGGCGATGCGACCTTGGTCGATGCGGTCAGTAAACTATCGGGCGGGGTAGCAACGATCTTCCAGAAGGACGAACGGATCTCCACGACCGTTCAAAAGCCCGATGGGGGCCGCGCCATCGGCACCAAGCTGGCGCAAGGCCCGGCCTATGACAGTATCTTCCGCGACAAACGCACCTATAGCGGCCCGGTCGATATTTTCGGCAAACCCTATCTGGCGGTCTATGATCCGATCCTGGATGGGGCGGGCGAGGTGATCGGCATTCTATTCGTTGGCGAACCGACCGCCGTGGTCGCTGCCGAAAGCGCCACCATCCTGCAGGAAAATCTGATCGGCGCCGCCTTGGCCCTAATCTTGGGCAGCGCTATCGTCGCCCTCGTCGTCCGCTCGCAACTGCGCCGCGTCTCGCATTTGACCGATCTGTTTGCCACCTTGCAAAGCGATCCACGCATTCTGACGCCCGCTGAAACGAACCGACGCGACGAAATCGGCGCCCTGGCGCGGGCGCTGGCCGACTACTCGCGGCAACTCGACATGGCCCGCCAGCACGCCGCTGCAGAAGCGCGCAAGATCAAGCAAGAGATTGCCCGCAAGATGGCCCTGGAAATGGCCATCGCCGATTTCGGCAATAGCATCGACGGCGTTGTGGCCACGGTGGTCTCCGCCGCCGCGCAATTGCAGCAGAATGCCGAAACAGTTAACGGCAATGCCATGATGACCTCCGAACAAAGCAACGAGGTCGCGGTTGCCGCCGAACAGGCAACCGCCAATGTGCAAACCGTCGCCTCGGCCTCCGAAGAACTCAACGCCTCGATCCGGGAGATCAACCGCCAGGTCGCCGAAGCCGCCGCCATCGCCGGAACCGCTGTAACGGAGGCCGAGCAAACGGGCAGCATCGTCCGCACCTTGTCCGACGCTGGGCAGCGGATTGGCGAGGTTGTGGGGCTGATTTCCGAAATCGCCGCGCAAACCAATCTGCTGGCACTGAATGCCACCATCGAAGCCGCCCGCGCTGGGGAAGCGGGCAAAGGGTTTGCCGTGGTGGCGTCGGAAGTGAAGAACCTTGCCGGGCAGACCGCGCGGGCGACCGAGGATATTCAGGCCCAAGTCGGCGCCATTCAGCAGGCAACGCAGCAGGCCGTGACGGCGATCACCACGATCACCCGCACCATCGAGCGTATCAACGACATTAACCTCGGTGTTAAGGTCGCGATGGAGGAACAGGGGGCCGCAACCTCCGAAATCGCGCGCAATGTCACGGAAGCCGCCAGCAGCACCCAAAATGTGACGGAAATCACCATCGCGGTCACCCGCGCCGCTGTGGAAACCGGCAGCATGGCGGGCGAGGTGCTGTCGGCGGTCGGTAGCCTGACGGCCCAGGCGGAAACCCTGAAGACGGAAGTGGCGGATTTCCTCGAAAAAGTGCAGGAAGACGAGGCCGCCTGA
- the pstA gene encoding phosphate ABC transporter permease PstA, producing the protein MTDIVERPALGVHATDEATKRLKRRYAAEKRFRGYGLAAILVSMLALAVLLWSIVSQGYTAFTATTLTLTVTIDPAMADPGGKRNPDDMRTGDFQGIARAGLRSLFPDVTDRSQTRALYTLLSNGAGDDIRDKVLANPALIGQQVTIKVPVASDYDMYAKGHFGKTPKGGEARLSPQQIAWFETLRADGKVHRSLNIWFLSSGDSRQPELAGVGGAIIGSFLTLAVTLIIAFPLGVMAAIYLEEFAPKNRWTDIIEVNINNLAAVPSIVFGLLGLAVFLNVFGLPRSAPVVGGVVLALMSLPIIIIASRASLRAVPPSIRQAALGLGASRVQVVTHHVLPLAMPGILTGTILSMAHALGETAPLLMIGMVAFIVDIPQGFTQAATVLPVQIYLWADSPERGFVEKTSAAIMVLLAFLLVMNAIAIFLRKKFERKW; encoded by the coding sequence ATGACTGATATCGTCGAACGCCCCGCCCTCGGTGTTCACGCCACCGACGAGGCTACCAAGCGCTTGAAGCGGCGATATGCGGCTGAAAAGCGGTTCCGCGGTTACGGGCTGGCCGCCATCCTAGTCTCGATGCTTGCGCTGGCCGTGCTGCTTTGGAGCATCGTCAGCCAAGGGTATACCGCCTTCACGGCGACCACCCTGACGCTGACGGTCACCATCGATCCGGCAATGGCCGATCCTGGCGGCAAGCGCAACCCGGACGACATGCGAACCGGCGACTTCCAGGGCATCGCCCGCGCCGGGCTGCGCAGCCTGTTCCCGGATGTAACCGACCGTAGCCAGACCCGCGCGCTCTACACCCTGCTCTCCAACGGCGCCGGCGATGACATTCGCGATAAGGTTCTGGCGAACCCGGCACTCATCGGTCAGCAAGTGACGATTAAAGTGCCGGTCGCGTCGGACTACGACATGTACGCCAAGGGCCATTTCGGTAAAACGCCGAAGGGCGGCGAGGCCCGCCTGTCGCCGCAGCAGATCGCCTGGTTCGAAACGCTGCGCGCCGACGGCAAGGTGCACCGCAGCCTGAACATTTGGTTCCTCTCCAGCGGCGATAGCCGTCAGCCGGAACTGGCGGGGGTTGGCGGCGCCATCATTGGCTCCTTCCTGACCTTGGCGGTAACGCTGATTATCGCCTTCCCGCTCGGGGTAATGGCGGCGATCTATCTTGAAGAGTTCGCCCCGAAGAACCGCTGGACGGATATCATCGAGGTGAACATCAACAACCTCGCCGCGGTTCCTTCCATCGTCTTCGGTCTGCTCGGCCTCGCGGTCTTCCTCAATGTCTTCGGCCTGCCCCGCTCTGCCCCGGTTGTCGGTGGCGTCGTGCTGGCGCTGATGAGCTTGCCGATCATCATCATCGCCTCCCGCGCCTCCTTGCGTGCCGTGCCGCCGTCGATCCGGCAAGCGGCCCTCGGGCTTGGGGCCAGCCGGGTGCAGGTGGTCACGCATCACGTGCTGCCGCTGGCAATGCCGGGCATCCTGACCGGGACGATCCTGTCGATGGCCCATGCGCTGGGCGAAACCGCCCCACTGCTGATGATCGGCATGGTCGCCTTTATCGTCGATATTCCCCAGGGCTTCACCCAGGCCGCAACGGTGCTGCCGGTGCAGATCTACCTGTGGGCCGATAGCCCGGAACGGGGCTTCGTTGAAAAGACCTCCGCCGCGATCATGGTTCTACTGGCCTTCCTGCTGGTCATGAACGCGATTGCGATTTTCCTCCGCAAGAAATTCGAACGGAAGTGGTAA
- the phoB gene encoding phosphate regulon transcriptional regulator PhoB codes for MSPVTPLVLVVEDETAIATLLRYNLEREGFRVCTAADGEEALIIAAEQNPDLVLLDWMLPMLSGIEVCRRLRRLPTARATPIIMLTARGEEGDKIRGLDSGADDYVTKPFSVSELIARVKAVLRRTRPSVDGESLNFADVMLDLAAHRVRRNNRDIHLGPTEFRLLRYLMEHPGRVFSREQLLDAVWGADVYVEPRTVDVHIRRLRKALNGEGETDIVRTVRSAGYALDETVDATG; via the coding sequence ATGTCGCCCGTCACACCGTTAGTCCTGGTGGTCGAAGACGAAACCGCCATTGCCACACTGCTACGCTACAATCTGGAACGCGAAGGCTTCCGGGTTTGTACTGCCGCGGATGGCGAGGAAGCGCTGATCATCGCCGCCGAGCAGAACCCCGATCTGGTGCTGCTCGACTGGATGCTGCCGATGCTGTCGGGCATCGAAGTCTGTCGCCGGTTGCGCCGCCTGCCGACGGCGCGCGCGACCCCGATCATCATGCTGACGGCGCGCGGTGAGGAAGGCGACAAGATCCGGGGCCTTGATAGCGGGGCGGACGATTATGTGACGAAGCCGTTCTCGGTCTCGGAACTGATCGCCCGCGTCAAGGCTGTGCTGCGCCGCACCCGCCCGTCGGTGGATGGCGAAAGCCTGAATTTCGCCGATGTCATGCTCGATCTGGCAGCGCATCGCGTGCGCCGGAACAACCGCGACATTCACCTCGGGCCGACCGAATTCCGGCTACTGCGCTATCTGATGGAGCATCCAGGCCGGGTGTTCAGCCGCGAACAATTGCTGGATGCGGTGTGGGGCGCCGATGTCTACGTCGAGCCGCGCACGGTGGACGTTCACATCCGCCGCCTGCGCAAAGCCCTGAATGGCGAGGGGGAAACCGACATCGTGCGCACCGTCCGCTCGGCGGGTTATGCGCTGGATGAAACGGTGGATGCCACGGGCTGA